A DNA window from Arachis hypogaea cultivar Tifrunner chromosome 18, arahy.Tifrunner.gnm2.J5K5, whole genome shotgun sequence contains the following coding sequences:
- the LOC112772702 gene encoding uncharacterized protein produces the protein MSYLNRVWMAATVAVAQGHTDPGHKCKTAVKSIHNNRTRLFSAGSLSDLRPLSGLMGSDVAGAATGNGSSADDRRGQTDDSLRKVMYLSCWGQG, from the coding sequence ATGAGTTACTTGAACCGTGTTTGGATGGCTGCCACGGTGGCGGTTGCACAAGGCCACACCGACCCAGGCCACAAGTGCAAAACCGCCGTCAAGTCTATCCACAACAACCGCACCCGTCTCTTCTCTGCCGGAAGCCTCTCTGATCTCCGGCCCTTGTCTGGCCTTATGGGATCTGACGTTGCCGGAGCTGCGACGGGGAACGGTTCCTCCGCCGATGATCGACGGGGGCAAACCGACGACTCTCTCCGGAAGGTTATGTACTTGAGCTGCTGGGGCCAGGGCTGA